The genomic segment AGACACGCGTGATGGACAAGACCGACATCTCCAATCTGCGCCGGTGGCATCGCAATGCTGCACTTCGGGCGAAAGAGGCCGGCTTTGACATCGTTTATGTCTACGCGACCCATACCTATTTGCTGGATCAGTTCCTAAATCCGCGCATGAACACCCGGTCGGACGAATACGGCGGCGCGCTGGCAAACCGCGTGCGCCTGATCCGGGAACTGTTGGAAGAGACGAAGGAGGCAGTCGGTGACACATGCGCCGTCGCCTGCCGCTTTAGCGCCGACGATACGATCGGCAAAGATGGGAAGCCCGAGTATGGCGAACATCACGAGATGTTCGAAATGCTGGCTGAACTGCCTGATGTCTGGGACATCAACATCGCCGATTACTCGCTCGAGATGGGCGGCTCCCGGTTTGTGCAGGAGGGCGCGCTCGAGCCCTACATGCACTGGGTGAAGTCGGCGACGACCAAACCGGTCGTCACAGT from the Pseudomonadota bacterium genome contains:
- a CDS encoding NADH:flavin oxidoreductase is translated as MTRDPRYDILFEPIKMGPVTARNRFYQVPHCTGMGWLRPQTLAEMRGMKAEGGWGVVCTEYCSIHPASDDLYGVSAALWDADDIRAHALMTEKVHAHDSLAGVELWFGGHRNPNAYSRLPTLGLQSIPNGVGAPWQTRVMDKTDISNLRRWHRNAALRAKEAGFDIVYVYATHTYLLDQFLNPRMNTRSDEYGGALANRVRLIRELLEETKEAVGDTCAVACRFSADDTIGKDGKPEYGEHHEMFEMLAELPDVWDINIADYSLEMGGSRFVQEGALEPYMHWVKSATTKPVVTV